From the Carya illinoinensis cultivar Pawnee chromosome 4, C.illinoinensisPawnee_v1, whole genome shotgun sequence genome, one window contains:
- the LOC122308422 gene encoding putative chloride channel-like protein CLC-g produces the protein MSSIIVTSASELNADQEDSVFVPLLSPPNSTSQVAIVGSNVCPIESLDYEIFENELFKQDWRSRGKMQIFQYTLMKWLLCFLIGLIVSLVGFCNNLAVENIAGIKFVVTSNMMLESRYGMAFLVFSVSNLILALFASMITAFIAPAAAGSGIPEVKAYLNGVDAPDIFSLRTLVVKIVGSISAVSSSLLVGKAGPMVHTGACIASLLGQGGSKKFGLTWNWLRFFKNDRDRRDLVTCGSAAGIAAAFHAPVGGVLFALEEMASWWRSALLWRSFFTTAVVAIVLRAFIDLCYSGKCGLFGTGGLIMYDVYSETISYDLMDVPAVLALGVIGGLLGSLHNFLLDKVLKIYNLINEKSVAYKICLAWLISIFTSCLLFGLPWLAKCQPCPADTSEACPTIGRSGNYKKFQCPADQFNDLASLIFNTNDDAIRNLFSKGTNDEFQYSSVLIFFVTCFFLSILSYGIVAPAGLFVPVIVTGASYGRFVGMLVGSKSNLNHGLYAVLGAASLLGGSMRMTVSLCVIILELTNNLLLLPLIMVVLLVSKTVADGFNGSIYDLIMKAKGFPYLETHAEPYMRQLSVGDVVRGPLQLFHGIEKVGNIVHVLRTTRHNGFPVIDEPPLSESPILFGIILRAHLVTLLKKRAFLFTPSLTGDTGGIDASIQFSAGDFAKRGSGNGDKIEDIVLTEEEMEMFIDLHPFTNASPYTVVETMSLAKALMLFREVGLRHLLVIPKLSGRSPVVGILTRHDFMAENILSLHPLLVRSRWKRLRFRFPSLRKLFWGTSASIKA, from the exons ATGTCCAGTATCATTGTCACCAGCGCATCCGAGCTCAATGCCGACCAGGAAGACTCCGTTTTCGTTCCCTTACTCTCCCCTCCAAACTCCACCTCCCAAGTCGCCATCGTCGGCTCCAATGTCTGCCCCATCGAGAGCCTCGATTACGA GATATTCGAGAACGAGCTATTCAAGCAGGACTGGAGGAGCCGGGGAAAGATGCAGATATTCCAGTACACGCTTATGAAGTGGCTCTTGTGCTTCCTCATCGGTTTGATTGTCAGCCTCGTCGGCTTCTGCAACAACCTCGCCGTCGAGAACATCGCAGGCATTAAGTTCGTCGTCACCTCCAACATGATGTTGGAGAGcag GTATGGGATggcatttcttgtattttcGGTGTCTAATTTGATTCTGGCTTTGTTTGCATCTATGATTACGGCTTTTATAGCGCCGGCGGCTGCCGGTTCCGGTATTCCGGAAGTGAAAGCATACCTGAATGGCGTGGATGCGCCCGACATATTTTCCTTACGGACATTGGTTGTTAAG ATAGTTGGAAGCATTTCTGCGGTGTCATCATCTCTTCTCGTGGGAAAGGCAGGGCCCATGGTCCATACTGGGGCGTGTATTGCATCATTGCTTGGTCAGGGTGGGTCAAAGAAATTTGGTTTAACATGGAACTGGTTACGCTTTTTCAAGAACGACCGAGACCGACGAGATCTTGTAACATGTGGATCAGCAGCTGGAATTGCTGCTGCTTTCCATGCCCCTGTTGGTGGTGTACTGTTTGCTCTTGAAGAGATGGCATCTTG GTGGAGAAGTGCCCTTCTATGGAGATCTTTCTTTACAACTGCAGTTGTTGCAATTGTACTCCGTGCTTTCATTGATCTCTGCTATAGTGGCAAATGTGGGCTCTTTGGTACAGGGGGGCTGATAATGTACGATGTCTACTCAGAAACTATTTCATATGACCTTATGGATGTACCTGCTGTGCTTGCCCTTGGAGTTATTGGGGGCTTATTGGGCAGTTTACATAATTTTCTTCTAGATAAGGTTCTCAAAATATACAATCTCATTAATGA GAAAAGCGTTGCTTACAAAATCTGCCTTGCCTGGTTGATCTCCATTTTCACATCCTGTCTTCTTTTTGGATTACCATGGCTTGCAAAGTGCCAACCTTGTCCAGCTGACACATCTGAAGCCTGCCCTACAATAGGCCGCTCTGGTAACTATAAGAAGTTCCAATGTCCTGCTGATCAGTTTAATGATCTTGCCAGCCTCATTTTTAACACAAACGACGATGCTATCAGAAATCTTTTTAGTAAAGGCACCAATGATGAGTTCCAATATTCCTCAGTTCTCATATTTTTTGTTACCTGCTTTTTCTTAAGCATCCTTAGCTATGGGATTGTTGCTCCTGCTGGTCTCTTTGTACCTGTTATTGTTACTGGTGCATCTTATGGGCGTTTTGTTGGAATGTTAGTTGGTTCAAAATCAAATCTTAACCATGGCCTTTACGCTGTGCTGGGTGCTGCCTCCTTGCTTGGTGGGTCTATGAGGATGACAGTTTCTCTGTGTGTAATTatccttgaattgactaataatcTACTGTTGCTGCCATTAATAATGGTGGTACTTCTTGTTTCCAAGACTGTAGCCGATGGTTTCAATGGCAGTATCTATGACCTTATAATGAAAGCCAAGGGTTTCCCTTATCTTGAGACTCATGCTGAGCCATATATGAGGCAGCTGTCAGTAGGTGATGTAGTCAGGGGCCCACTTCAGCTCTTTCATGGTATTGAGAAGGTTGGTAATATAGTACATGTTCTCCGGACCACAAGGCACAATGGCTTCCCTGTAATTGATGAGCCTCCACTTTCTGAATCCCCCATCTTGTTTGGTATAATCCTAAGAGCTCACCTTGTTACATTGTTGAAGAAGAGAGCTTTTTTATTCACTCCATCCTTGACAGGAGACACAGGAGGCATTGATGCCTCTATTCAGTTTTCAGCGGGGGATTTTGCCAAGAGGGGTTCAGGCAATGGTGACAAAATAGAAGATATAGTATTGACTGAGGAAGAGATGGAAATGTTCATAGATTTACATCCTTTTACAAACGCTTCACCTTATACTGTTGTGGAGACAATGTCACTAGCAAAGGCTCTCATGCTTTTCCGAGAAGTTGGTTTAAGGCACCTGCTGGTGATACCCAAGCTCTCTGGC AGATCTCCTGTGGTGGGTATATTGACAAGGCATGATTTCATGGCAGAAAACATATTAAGTTTGCACCCTCTACTAGTAAGGAGCAGGTGGAAAAGATTAAGATTCCGGTTCCCATCTCTGAGAAAACTCTTTTGGGGCACCTCGGCAAGTATCAAAGCTTaa
- the LOC122308423 gene encoding calmodulin-binding receptor-like cytoplasmic kinase 3 isoform X1, producing MEMTVLSLLLLVQLPRIYSSEFLESKVCGADHVGYSYSNGGELFYINGNAVNKVLFCEALQNYRATGCIFEGYLGSYQCELKLSPADLALKIGRKLLQKEGRVRLAIDTQRSHLKSSEWLSTPKISGMAATGVLVFCCVFLCAFFHKKKKAASHAVLAKDTHSIHSASSSDVNCAPEKIPTTTVPPSPSRFSLSPKLTRLGSLHLNFNQVVKATGNFSPSARIGEGSFGTVYRARLEDGQVVAIKRAKKELFDSNEVELLAKIDHRNLVKLLGYIDQGNERLIITEHVLNGTLREHLDGQHGKILDFNQRLEIAIDIAHGLTYLHQYAEKQIIHRDVKSTNILLTESMRAKVADFGFARLGPMESDQTHISTKVKGTVGYLDPEYMKTYQLTPKSDVYSFGILLIEILSGHRPVDMKRPAEERVTLRWAIKKYNEGSVVELADPLMEEVVDSEILTKIFSLAFHCAARIRADRPDMKSVGEQLWAIRAEYPKSARRGH from the exons ATGGAAATGACTGTGTTAAGTCTATTGTTGTTGGTGCAATTACCAAGAATATATTCCTCTGAGTTTCTCGAGTCAAAGGTTTGTGGCGCTGATCATGTAGGCTATTCATATTCGAATGGTGGTGAACTGTTTTACATAAATGGAAATGCAGTCAACAAAGTTTTGTTCTGTGAGGCCCTCCAAAATTATCGTGCAACTGGTTGCATATTTGAGGGATACCTCGGAAGTTATCAATGTGAATTGAAGCTTTCACCAG CTGATTTGGCCTTAAAGATAGGAAGAAAACTTTTGCAAAAGGAGGGAAGGGTAAGATTAGCAATCGACACTCAGAGAAGTCATCTCAAAAGTTCCGAATGGCTGTCAACCCCAAAAATTTCTGGAATGGCAGCAACTggagttttggttttttgttgtgttttcCTCTGTGCCTTCTTtcataagaaaaagaaagcagCCTCCCACGCTGTTCTTGCTAAGGACACACATTCAA TACATTCAGCTTCTTCTTCCGATGTGAATTGTGCTCCCGAAAAGATTCCTACCACAACAGTACCACCTAGTCCTTCCAGATTCTCACTGTCACCAAAACTCACAAGACTTGGATCATTACACCTCAATTTTAATCAGGTTGTCAAAGCAACCGGCAATTTCTCACCATCAGCACGAATAGGTGAAGGAAGCTTTGGAACTGTCTACAGAGCCCGACTAGAAGATGGCCAGGTGGTTGCCATAAAACGGGCAAAGAAG GAACTCTTTGACAGTAATGAAGTTGAACTTCTGGCCAAAATTGATCATCGAAATCTAGTCAAGTTGCTAGGTTATATCGACCAAGGAAATGAACGCCTTATCATCACAGAACATGTACTAAACGGTACTCTTAGAGAACATTTGGATG GTCAGCATGGGAAAATCCTGGATTTCAATCAGCGACTCGAAATTGCCATTGATATTGCTCATGGCCTAACTTATCTCCATCAATATGCAG AGAAGCAAATTATCCATCGGGATGTGAAATCGACCAACATCCTTCTTACAGAAAGCATGAGAGCCAAAGTGGCTGATTTTGGATTTGCAAGGCTTGGTCCAATGGAGTCTGATCAAACGCACATTTCTACCAAAGTGAAAGGGACAGTTGGCTACCTAGATCCTGAGTACATGAAGACCTATCAACTCACCCCCAAGAGTGATGTCTACTCATTTGGGATTTTACTCATAGAGATTCTGTCAGGCCACCGTCCTGTGGATATGAAAAGGCCTGCTGAAGAGCGGGTGACACTTAGATGG GCCATTAAGAAGTATAATGAAGGAAGCGTGGTAGAATTGGCGGATCCTTTGATGGAGGAAGTCGTCGATTCTGAGATACTTacgaaaatattttctttggcaTTCCACTGTGCAGCACGTATTCGAGCTGATCGCCCGGACATGAAATCAGTGGGAGAGCAGTTGTGGGCAATAAGGGCAGAGTACCCTAAGAGTGCAAGAAGAGGGCATTGA
- the LOC122308423 gene encoding calmodulin-binding receptor-like cytoplasmic kinase 3 isoform X2, protein MYGYSYSNGGELFYINGNAVNKVLFCEALQNYRATGCIFEGYLGSYQCELKLSPADLALKIGRKLLQKEGRVRLAIDTQRSHLKSSEWLSTPKISGMAATGVLVFCCVFLCAFFHKKKKAASHAVLAKDTHSIHSASSSDVNCAPEKIPTTTVPPSPSRFSLSPKLTRLGSLHLNFNQVVKATGNFSPSARIGEGSFGTVYRARLEDGQVVAIKRAKKELFDSNEVELLAKIDHRNLVKLLGYIDQGNERLIITEHVLNGTLREHLDGQHGKILDFNQRLEIAIDIAHGLTYLHQYAEKQIIHRDVKSTNILLTESMRAKVADFGFARLGPMESDQTHISTKVKGTVGYLDPEYMKTYQLTPKSDVYSFGILLIEILSGHRPVDMKRPAEERVTLRWAIKKYNEGSVVELADPLMEEVVDSEILTKIFSLAFHCAARIRADRPDMKSVGEQLWAIRAEYPKSARRGH, encoded by the exons ATGTATG GCTATTCATATTCGAATGGTGGTGAACTGTTTTACATAAATGGAAATGCAGTCAACAAAGTTTTGTTCTGTGAGGCCCTCCAAAATTATCGTGCAACTGGTTGCATATTTGAGGGATACCTCGGAAGTTATCAATGTGAATTGAAGCTTTCACCAG CTGATTTGGCCTTAAAGATAGGAAGAAAACTTTTGCAAAAGGAGGGAAGGGTAAGATTAGCAATCGACACTCAGAGAAGTCATCTCAAAAGTTCCGAATGGCTGTCAACCCCAAAAATTTCTGGAATGGCAGCAACTggagttttggttttttgttgtgttttcCTCTGTGCCTTCTTtcataagaaaaagaaagcagCCTCCCACGCTGTTCTTGCTAAGGACACACATTCAA TACATTCAGCTTCTTCTTCCGATGTGAATTGTGCTCCCGAAAAGATTCCTACCACAACAGTACCACCTAGTCCTTCCAGATTCTCACTGTCACCAAAACTCACAAGACTTGGATCATTACACCTCAATTTTAATCAGGTTGTCAAAGCAACCGGCAATTTCTCACCATCAGCACGAATAGGTGAAGGAAGCTTTGGAACTGTCTACAGAGCCCGACTAGAAGATGGCCAGGTGGTTGCCATAAAACGGGCAAAGAAG GAACTCTTTGACAGTAATGAAGTTGAACTTCTGGCCAAAATTGATCATCGAAATCTAGTCAAGTTGCTAGGTTATATCGACCAAGGAAATGAACGCCTTATCATCACAGAACATGTACTAAACGGTACTCTTAGAGAACATTTGGATG GTCAGCATGGGAAAATCCTGGATTTCAATCAGCGACTCGAAATTGCCATTGATATTGCTCATGGCCTAACTTATCTCCATCAATATGCAG AGAAGCAAATTATCCATCGGGATGTGAAATCGACCAACATCCTTCTTACAGAAAGCATGAGAGCCAAAGTGGCTGATTTTGGATTTGCAAGGCTTGGTCCAATGGAGTCTGATCAAACGCACATTTCTACCAAAGTGAAAGGGACAGTTGGCTACCTAGATCCTGAGTACATGAAGACCTATCAACTCACCCCCAAGAGTGATGTCTACTCATTTGGGATTTTACTCATAGAGATTCTGTCAGGCCACCGTCCTGTGGATATGAAAAGGCCTGCTGAAGAGCGGGTGACACTTAGATGG GCCATTAAGAAGTATAATGAAGGAAGCGTGGTAGAATTGGCGGATCCTTTGATGGAGGAAGTCGTCGATTCTGAGATACTTacgaaaatattttctttggcaTTCCACTGTGCAGCACGTATTCGAGCTGATCGCCCGGACATGAAATCAGTGGGAGAGCAGTTGTGGGCAATAAGGGCAGAGTACCCTAAGAGTGCAAGAAGAGGGCATTGA